A window of Fimbriimonadia bacterium contains these coding sequences:
- a CDS encoding ketoacyl-ACP synthase III yields MPKRAVFCGLGAGIPDRVLSNADLEKLVDTSDEWIMARTGIKERRIASPGEESSVLCIRAAKEALEQAEMDPQEVDLIVLGTVTGETTFPSTACRVQRGLGIERCTAFDIGAACAGFVFGGAIASSLFNMGTHRTALVIGVELLSKITDYADRSTCVLFGDGAGAAVLRAEEGERGILASCLLTDGSGADLIQLSYGLPRKHLEGALETPIHGTITMEGQEVFRFAVKALADACFRSLEMAGLTPADVDLFVPHQANLRIIRSSMEKLELDEDRVFLNIEKYGNTSSASIPIALWEAERAGRIKRGDIVLTVGFGAGLAWGANVIRW; encoded by the coding sequence ATGCCTAAGCGCGCCGTCTTCTGCGGCCTCGGGGCAGGCATCCCGGACCGCGTGCTGAGCAACGCGGACCTCGAGAAGTTGGTGGACACGTCGGACGAGTGGATTATGGCTCGCACCGGCATCAAGGAGCGGCGGATCGCCTCGCCAGGCGAGGAGAGTTCGGTGCTGTGCATCCGTGCTGCCAAGGAGGCGCTCGAACAGGCCGAAATGGACCCGCAAGAGGTGGACCTGATCGTGCTGGGGACGGTCACGGGCGAAACCACCTTCCCTTCCACGGCCTGCCGTGTGCAACGTGGCCTCGGCATCGAGCGATGCACTGCATTCGACATCGGCGCGGCTTGCGCGGGATTCGTGTTCGGAGGAGCGATCGCCTCGAGCTTGTTCAACATGGGCACGCACCGAACAGCGTTGGTCATCGGTGTCGAGTTGCTGTCCAAAATCACGGACTACGCCGATCGGAGCACATGCGTGCTGTTCGGCGATGGCGCCGGAGCTGCGGTGTTGCGAGCAGAGGAAGGGGAACGCGGCATCCTGGCAAGCTGCCTCCTGACGGACGGCTCGGGCGCCGATCTGATTCAGTTGTCCTACGGCCTACCCCGCAAGCACCTGGAAGGTGCGCTAGAAACACCCATCCACGGCACGATAACCATGGAGGGGCAAGAAGTGTTCCGTTTCGCGGTCAAGGCTCTTGCCGATGCTTGCTTCCGCAGTCTCGAAATGGCAGGGCTCACACCCGCCGATGTAGACCTGTTCGTTCCACACCAGGCCAATCTCCGAATCATTCGATCCTCCATGGAGAAGCTCGAGCTGGACGAGGACCGTGTCTTTCTCAACATCGAGAAGTACGGGAACACCTCATCGGCATCCATTCCTATCGCACTGTGGGAGGCGGAGCGCGCGGGCCGGATCAAACGGGGGGACATCGTACTAACGGTCGGCTTCGGCGCCGGCCTCGCTTGGGGGGCGAACGTCATCCGCTGGTGA